A single region of the Rhizobium sp. NLR16a genome encodes:
- a CDS encoding ROK family transcriptional regulator, translating to MKTADPELMRAINRLNVLDTIRRHGPISRIEISERTELSTTTVSAITASLLDDGLILPRHEGDIRNEAVRGRPRVALELNPDAARVVGGKIAASRMVFVVTNFRGDVLSKLALPIRIDRQPIGVIADLVEDGVRRCVVDAGLSLEDVDSICLGFPGVIEHRTGYIRSSPIFRDTNVDFAAEMSTRLSTPTIVESDAHAITLGHHWFGKARDLEDMVLISLEQTLGLGVLHGNRLFRGAGGLSHNLGDLVLGMGPNGVVRLFSQAGESAILGEHQTDGRFAEAIRLGRGMTHAQALIKADDDRLIASAIRAGEAVGLTIANIVTLFAPPRVILVGSSLALGEPFLNSLRDAYALAIPPSLKGVSELVFDDSSDDFWAQGAAAVALYELYESPWSTTGPAL from the coding sequence ATGAAGACTGCAGATCCAGAATTGATGCGCGCGATCAATCGCTTGAACGTGCTCGACACCATCAGGCGCCATGGTCCGATCTCGCGCATCGAAATCAGCGAGCGGACGGAGCTGTCGACGACAACCGTCTCGGCCATCACCGCCTCGCTGCTCGATGATGGGCTGATCCTGCCGCGGCATGAAGGCGATATCCGCAACGAGGCGGTGCGTGGCAGACCGCGCGTGGCGCTGGAGCTCAATCCCGATGCCGCCCGCGTCGTCGGCGGCAAGATCGCCGCCAGCCGCATGGTCTTCGTCGTCACCAATTTTCGCGGCGACGTGCTGTCGAAGCTGGCTTTGCCGATCCGCATCGACCGGCAGCCGATCGGCGTCATCGCCGATCTCGTCGAGGACGGCGTCCGGCGTTGCGTCGTCGATGCCGGCCTGTCGCTCGAAGATGTCGACAGCATCTGCCTCGGCTTTCCGGGCGTTATCGAGCACCGCACCGGCTACATCAGAAGCAGCCCGATCTTTCGCGACACCAATGTCGATTTCGCCGCCGAGATGTCGACGCGGCTATCGACGCCGACCATCGTCGAAAGCGACGCCCACGCCATCACGCTCGGCCATCACTGGTTCGGGAAAGCCCGCGATCTCGAGGACATGGTGCTGATTTCGCTAGAACAGACGCTCGGTCTCGGCGTCTTGCACGGTAACCGCCTGTTTCGCGGCGCCGGCGGCCTCAGCCACAATCTTGGCGACCTTGTGCTCGGCATGGGACCGAACGGCGTGGTGCGGCTCTTCAGCCAGGCCGGCGAAAGCGCCATCCTCGGTGAACATCAGACCGACGGCCGTTTTGCCGAAGCCATCCGCCTCGGGCGCGGCATGACCCACGCCCAGGCGCTGATCAAGGCCGACGACGACCGGCTGATCGCCTCTGCCATCCGCGCCGGCGAAGCTGTCGGATTGACCATCGCCAACATCGTTACGCTGTTTGCGCCGCCGCGCGTCATCCTCGTCGGCTCGAGCCTGGCGCTCGGCGAACCCTTCTTGAACAGCCTGCGCGACGCCTATGCGCTCGCCATTCCGCCGTCGCTGAAGGGGGTAAGCGAACTCGTCTTCGATGATTCGAGCGATGATTTCTGGGCTCAGGGCGCTGCCGCAGTAGCGCTCTACGAGCTCTACGAATCGCCCTGGAGCACGACCGGGCCGGCCCTTTGA
- a CDS encoding Gfo/Idh/MocA family oxidoreductase, producing MDKVGIGIIGCGNISGAYLTAMASFPILDIRGVADLNRELAEAKAREFNVPVKSVEELFADPKIEIIVNLTIPKAHVAVALQALDAGKHTYSEKPLGINFAEGKKLAEAARGRNLRIGAAPDTFLGGGHQTARALIDQGVIGQPVGGSATFMCPGHERWHPNPAFYYEVGGGPMLDMGPYYITDLVNLLGPVSQVAGFATTPRAERLITSEPRNGERIPVHVPTHVAGMMAFANGAVVQIAMSFDVAGHKHVPLEVYGTEGTLIVPDPNKFAGPVEYLKKGGAFEDQPVTAPYAEGNFRSLGVADLAHAIRSNRPHRANGDLALHVLEVMEAFHTASETGRRVTITTAVERPAPLSDSIVDGRLAK from the coding sequence ATGGACAAAGTCGGTATCGGCATCATTGGATGCGGCAATATTTCGGGCGCCTATCTTACAGCGATGGCCTCCTTTCCCATCCTCGATATCCGCGGCGTCGCTGATCTCAACCGGGAGCTCGCAGAGGCCAAGGCGCGCGAATTCAACGTTCCCGTCAAATCAGTCGAAGAGCTCTTCGCCGATCCCAAGATCGAAATCATCGTCAATCTGACGATCCCGAAAGCCCATGTCGCCGTCGCGCTCCAGGCGCTCGATGCGGGCAAACACACGTACTCCGAAAAACCGCTCGGGATTAATTTCGCGGAAGGGAAAAAACTGGCCGAGGCGGCGCGCGGGCGAAATCTGCGCATCGGCGCGGCGCCCGACACCTTCCTCGGCGGAGGCCACCAGACGGCCCGCGCCCTGATCGACCAAGGCGTCATCGGCCAGCCGGTCGGCGGCTCGGCCACCTTCATGTGCCCGGGCCATGAGCGCTGGCATCCGAATCCGGCCTTCTATTACGAAGTCGGCGGCGGGCCGATGCTCGATATGGGCCCCTATTACATCACCGATCTCGTCAATCTGCTCGGGCCGGTTTCCCAGGTCGCCGGCTTTGCGACGACGCCGCGGGCCGAACGGCTCATCACCAGCGAGCCGCGCAATGGCGAGCGCATTCCCGTGCATGTGCCGACCCATGTCGCCGGCATGATGGCTTTTGCCAACGGCGCGGTCGTGCAGATCGCCATGAGCTTCGACGTCGCCGGCCACAAGCATGTGCCGCTCGAAGTCTACGGAACCGAGGGCACGCTTATCGTCCCCGACCCCAATAAGTTTGCGGGCCCTGTCGAATATCTGAAGAAGGGCGGCGCCTTCGAGGACCAGCCGGTCACCGCCCCCTATGCCGAGGGCAATTTCCGCTCGCTCGGCGTCGCCGATTTGGCGCATGCGATCCGCTCGAACCGGCCGCACCGTGCCAATGGTGATCTGGCACTGCATGTGCTCGAAGTCATGGAAGCCTTCCATACAGCGTCCGAGACCGGCCGGAGGGTGACGATTACCACGGCGGTGGAGCGCCCTGCCCCCCTGTCCGATTCCATCGTCGACGGACGGCTGGCAAAATAA
- a CDS encoding ThuA domain-containing protein, whose translation MREALIVWGGWSGHEPQECAEIIKTMLEEDGFKVYLEHGTEALADPSVHDLSLVVPIMTMSKIEKEEVKNLAAAIESGVGIAGYHGGAGDAFRDSVDYQFIIGGQWVAHPGNIIDYTVNITRPDDPLMEGIADFPYTSEQYYMHVDPSNEVLATTRFTGEHAYWIDGVVMPVVWKRKYGKGRVFYSSLGHQAKEFDVPEMKTIFRRGANWAAR comes from the coding sequence ATGCGTGAAGCACTGATCGTCTGGGGTGGCTGGAGCGGGCACGAGCCGCAGGAATGCGCCGAAATCATCAAGACCATGCTCGAGGAAGACGGTTTCAAGGTCTATCTCGAACACGGGACCGAGGCGCTTGCCGACCCTTCGGTCCACGATCTCAGCCTCGTCGTGCCGATCATGACGATGTCGAAGATCGAAAAGGAGGAGGTCAAGAACCTCGCCGCCGCGATCGAAAGCGGCGTCGGCATCGCCGGTTATCACGGCGGCGCGGGCGACGCCTTCCGCGACTCCGTCGACTACCAGTTCATCATCGGCGGCCAGTGGGTCGCCCATCCCGGCAACATCATCGACTATACCGTCAACATCACCCGGCCCGACGATCCGCTGATGGAGGGGATTGCCGACTTCCCCTATACGTCGGAGCAATATTACATGCATGTCGATCCCTCGAACGAGGTGCTGGCGACGACCAGGTTCACCGGCGAACACGCTTACTGGATCGACGGCGTCGTCATGCCCGTCGTCTGGAAGCGCAAATACGGCAAGGGCCGCGTCTTCTATTCCTCACTCGGGCACCAGGCCAAGGAATTCGACGTGCCGGAAATGAAGACCATCTTCCGCCGCGGCGCCAATTGGGCGGCGCGGTAG
- a CDS encoding DUF2938 domain-containing protein, with protein sequence MFDILWRGQAIGAGATILMDLWAIVLTKVFGQTPPNWAPVGRWFWYLGRGKVFHENIADAEPYANELALGWISHYVVGILYGLIFVFIMGSAWLAAPTFLPAWIFGIVTVGAGWFLLQPGLGLGWAASKHPKPNKVRCFNLLAHTVFALGLYGTALILR encoded by the coding sequence ATGTTCGATATTCTGTGGCGCGGCCAGGCGATCGGCGCCGGCGCAACCATCCTCATGGACCTCTGGGCAATTGTGCTCACGAAGGTCTTCGGCCAGACGCCGCCGAACTGGGCGCCGGTCGGCCGCTGGTTCTGGTATCTCGGCCGCGGCAAGGTCTTTCACGAGAACATCGCCGATGCCGAGCCGTATGCAAATGAACTCGCTCTCGGCTGGATCAGCCATTACGTTGTCGGCATTCTCTATGGTTTGATCTTCGTGTTCATCATGGGGTCGGCCTGGTTGGCAGCCCCGACATTTCTTCCCGCCTGGATTTTCGGCATCGTCACCGTCGGGGCAGGGTGGTTCCTGCTGCAGCCGGGCCTCGGCCTCGGCTGGGCTGCTTCGAAACATCCGAAGCCGAACAAAGTCCGGTGTTTCAATCTGCTAGCGCATACGGTGTTTGCATTAGGACTTTATGGTACGGCGTTGATTTTGCGGTGA
- a CDS encoding creatininase family protein produces MTVPFYWNELVSDDFAGLSPDTTIAVLPIASTEQHGPHLPVATDVAIANGMLAELRKQKPVDLNCLVLPTQEIGKANEHVYGPGTLSLGAELLIPVWTAIGGKVAEAGIRKMVIVNSHGGNVDIMSIVARELRVRYAMAVVSTQWSRFGHPEGMIGDNELKYGIHGGEVETSLMLYFRPDLVRMEKAQNFASKAEWMRGQSKYIQPLPPHSLAWIAHDLNPHGVVGNASLGTAEKGEAICRHQVRGFIELLYDLKRYPLSNLYSK; encoded by the coding sequence ATGACGGTGCCATTTTACTGGAACGAATTGGTCAGCGACGACTTCGCCGGACTGTCTCCCGACACCACGATCGCTGTCCTGCCGATCGCCTCGACCGAGCAGCACGGGCCGCATCTACCCGTTGCTACCGACGTCGCTATCGCCAACGGCATGCTCGCCGAATTACGCAAGCAGAAACCGGTCGATCTCAATTGTCTGGTGCTGCCGACGCAAGAAATCGGCAAGGCCAATGAACACGTTTACGGCCCGGGAACCTTGTCGCTCGGCGCCGAACTGCTCATTCCAGTCTGGACCGCAATCGGCGGAAAGGTTGCCGAAGCCGGCATCCGCAAGATGGTGATCGTCAATTCGCATGGCGGCAATGTCGATATCATGAGCATCGTGGCTCGCGAGCTGCGCGTGCGCTATGCGATGGCCGTCGTCTCCACCCAATGGAGCCGCTTCGGCCATCCCGAGGGCATGATCGGCGATAATGAGCTGAAATACGGCATCCATGGCGGCGAGGTGGAAACGTCGCTGATGCTGTATTTCCGACCTGATCTGGTGCGGATGGAGAAGGCGCAGAATTTCGCCTCGAAGGCGGAATGGATGCGCGGGCAATCGAAATACATTCAGCCGCTGCCGCCGCATTCGCTCGCCTGGATCGCCCACGACCTCAATCCCCACGGCGTCGTCGGCAACGCCTCACTCGGGACAGCCGAAAAGGGCGAAGCAATCTGCCGCCATCAGGTCAGGGGCTTCATAGAGCTGCTCTATGACCTGAAGCGCTACCCGCTTTCCAATCTCTACTCGAAGTAA
- a CDS encoding LysR family transcriptional regulator, whose protein sequence is MLHSRKLLYINEIARSGSIRKAAARLNVASSAINRQILALEEEMGAPLFERLPRGLRLTAAGELCIEHIRDVLKNYERLEGRIRSLKMQQAGKVRLVTTVGLAAGPLPEIIARFQSEHPRVFMQLRNDAGTMTVNPVLSGEVDIGLGFNIPATPGIRTLGNFDIPIGVVLPPGHHLIGPGPINLADIVQERLVLAQQGTSLRDVINLALARLDVHVEPVLETNASEMLKKLVKSGAGLTILNPLDVITECRQGELVFRPIAEPHARHQPMKLFARARAPLDSATSLFVEYLLAELAGLVQELQAKGHIAAYASAAM, encoded by the coding sequence ATGCTGCATTCCAGAAAGCTTCTCTATATCAACGAGATCGCGCGTTCGGGCTCGATCCGCAAGGCGGCGGCACGGCTGAACGTGGCCTCTTCTGCGATTAACCGGCAGATCCTTGCGCTGGAGGAGGAAATGGGCGCGCCGCTCTTCGAACGCCTGCCGCGCGGATTGCGGCTCACCGCCGCCGGCGAGCTCTGTATCGAACATATTCGCGACGTGCTGAAGAATTACGAGCGGCTGGAGGGGCGTATCCGCAGCCTGAAGATGCAGCAGGCGGGCAAGGTTCGGCTGGTGACGACGGTCGGCCTTGCGGCAGGGCCGCTGCCGGAAATTATCGCCCGGTTCCAATCGGAACATCCGCGCGTCTTCATGCAATTACGCAACGACGCCGGCACGATGACGGTCAACCCGGTGCTTTCAGGTGAGGTGGATATCGGCCTCGGATTCAATATTCCGGCAACGCCCGGCATCCGCACCCTCGGCAATTTCGACATACCGATCGGCGTGGTTCTGCCGCCCGGCCATCATCTGATCGGCCCCGGCCCAATTAATCTCGCGGATATCGTCCAGGAGCGCCTGGTGCTGGCGCAGCAGGGGACCAGCCTGCGCGACGTGATCAATCTGGCCCTGGCGCGCCTCGACGTCCATGTCGAACCGGTGCTCGAAACCAATGCCTCGGAGATGCTGAAGAAGCTGGTCAAATCGGGGGCGGGGCTGACGATCCTGAACCCGCTCGATGTCATCACCGAATGCAGGCAGGGCGAACTGGTTTTCCGCCCGATCGCGGAGCCGCATGCGCGCCATCAGCCGATGAAGCTTTTTGCCCGCGCCCGCGCGCCGCTTGATTCCGCCACCAGCCTGTTCGTCGAGTACCTCCTGGCTGAACTGGCCGGCCTGGTGCAGGAGCTGCAGGCGAAGGGCCACATTGCGGCCTATGCTTCCGCCGCGATGTGA
- a CDS encoding ABC transporter substrate-binding protein, producing MPMTKKNRVFSALAGLGGMIASIASAQAADKVTYGTNWLAQAEHGGFYQAVADGTYAKHGLDVTIVQGGPNAANSALLISGKIDFYMGGPQGEISAVEQGIPLVDVAAIFQKDPQVLIAHPDAGIEKFEDLAKLKTLFLGKDGYLTYFEWMKANFKGFRDEQYKPYNFSPAPFLADKDSAQQGYLTSEPYEIRKQAGFEPKVFLLADNGYSPYSTMITTTQAMIDSKPDLVQRFVDASIEGWYHYLYGDNTKANELIKKDNPEMTDGQIAYSIAKMKEYGIIESGDSLDKGIGCLTEAHYKGFFDEMVAIKVFKAETDYTKAFTTKFVCKGTGMAMKK from the coding sequence ATGCCCATGACAAAGAAGAACAGGGTCTTTTCCGCATTGGCCGGGCTTGGCGGCATGATTGCCTCCATCGCGTCCGCTCAGGCGGCCGACAAGGTCACCTATGGCACCAACTGGCTTGCGCAGGCCGAGCATGGCGGCTTCTACCAGGCGGTCGCCGACGGCACCTATGCCAAACACGGCCTCGACGTCACCATCGTACAGGGCGGCCCGAACGCCGCCAACAGCGCGCTGCTGATCTCCGGCAAGATCGATTTCTACATGGGCGGGCCGCAGGGCGAGATTTCGGCGGTCGAGCAGGGCATTCCGCTCGTCGATGTCGCTGCGATCTTCCAGAAGGATCCGCAGGTGCTGATCGCGCACCCCGATGCCGGCATCGAAAAATTCGAAGATCTCGCCAAGCTGAAGACGCTGTTCCTCGGCAAGGACGGTTATCTCACCTATTTCGAATGGATGAAGGCGAACTTCAAAGGCTTCCGCGACGAACAGTACAAGCCCTACAATTTCAGCCCGGCGCCCTTCCTTGCCGACAAGGATTCTGCGCAGCAAGGTTATCTCACCTCGGAACCCTACGAGATTCGGAAGCAGGCCGGCTTCGAGCCGAAAGTCTTCCTGCTCGCCGACAACGGCTACTCTCCCTACTCGACGATGATCACCACCACGCAGGCGATGATCGACAGCAAGCCCGATCTCGTCCAGCGCTTCGTCGATGCCTCGATCGAAGGCTGGTACCACTATCTCTACGGCGACAACACCAAGGCCAACGAACTGATCAAAAAGGACAATCCCGAAATGACGGATGGTCAGATCGCTTATTCCATCGCCAAGATGAAGGAGTACGGCATCATCGAGTCCGGCGACAGCCTCGACAAGGGCATCGGCTGCCTGACCGAGGCGCATTACAAGGGCTTCTTCGACGAAATGGTAGCGATCAAGGTGTTCAAGGCGGAGACGGATTACACCAAGGCCTTCACGACGAAATTCGTCTGCAAGGGCACGGGAATGGCGATGAAGAAGTAA
- a CDS encoding ABC transporter ATP-binding protein, with translation MPPAEAQALSPKEMRKRPLVVMQSVSKAFSTGTVALSKMSLTVESGEFISLLGPSGCGKSTALRIIAGLGDVTSGAIDWPSSRINSKGLPEGDIGFVFQEPTLMPWKTVFDNVHLPLKLRHISKMAAHDQILDVLTTVGLQDFAKAYPRELSGGMKMRVSIARALVTKPKLLLMDEPFAALDEITRQKLNDDVLRLWKMTGITVIFVTHSVFESAYLSNRIVVMKARPGRVHADLPLTTSLERDAHYRTSEEYRRACETVSHSLIGAINAVEDHR, from the coding sequence ATGCCCCCAGCAGAAGCTCAGGCCCTATCCCCGAAAGAGATGCGCAAGCGGCCGTTGGTCGTCATGCAATCGGTCTCGAAAGCCTTCTCCACCGGAACCGTCGCCCTTTCGAAGATGTCGCTCACAGTGGAGAGCGGCGAGTTCATCAGCCTGCTCGGTCCTTCCGGCTGCGGCAAGTCGACGGCGCTGCGCATCATCGCCGGCCTCGGCGATGTCACGTCAGGCGCGATCGACTGGCCGAGTTCTCGGATCAATTCCAAGGGCCTTCCGGAGGGGGATATCGGTTTCGTCTTTCAGGAGCCGACGTTGATGCCCTGGAAGACCGTGTTCGACAATGTGCATCTGCCGCTGAAGCTGAGGCATATTTCGAAGATGGCGGCGCACGACCAGATCTTGGACGTGCTGACAACCGTCGGCCTGCAGGATTTCGCCAAGGCCTATCCGCGCGAACTATCAGGCGGCATGAAGATGCGCGTTTCGATCGCCCGGGCGCTGGTGACCAAGCCGAAGCTGCTGCTGATGGACGAGCCCTTTGCGGCTCTCGACGAGATCACCCGCCAGAAGCTGAACGACGACGTGCTCCGGCTCTGGAAGATGACCGGCATCACAGTCATCTTCGTCACTCATTCGGTCTTCGAATCCGCCTATCTCTCGAACCGCATCGTCGTGATGAAGGCAAGGCCTGGGCGCGTTCATGCCGACCTACCGCTCACGACCAGCCTTGAACGCGATGCCCATTACCGCACCTCGGAAGAATACCGCAGAGCTTGCGAGACGGTGTCGCATTCGCTGATCGGGGCGATCAACGCGGTGGAGGACCATCGATGA
- a CDS encoding ABC transporter permease codes for MSDETAAAPLLVKTTASARGRDLALRIMIPLLVIAALILIWYAYVRLSGVPPYILPGPAAVANAFITDWGTLAPALWVTTKITLMSLMLALVGGVGFAVFLVQSRWIELAFYPLAVVLQVTPIVAISPLILIYTPSTQVALLICAFLVAFFPILSNMVQGLKSVDHNLINLFELYGASRWQTLLFLKLPAAQPYFMTGLRIGGGLALIAAVVAEFAAGSAGAGSGLAFRLLEAQYRLNIPRLFAALLMLSLLGVAIFAVTSFISWLALHRWHESSLKREN; via the coding sequence ATGAGTGATGAAACGGCCGCGGCGCCGCTGCTTGTCAAAACCACTGCAAGCGCCCGAGGCCGCGATCTGGCGCTGCGCATAATGATCCCGCTGCTGGTCATCGCGGCGCTGATCCTGATCTGGTATGCCTATGTCCGACTGTCCGGCGTGCCGCCCTATATTCTGCCGGGTCCGGCGGCGGTCGCCAACGCTTTCATCACGGATTGGGGCACGCTTGCCCCTGCCCTGTGGGTCACCACCAAAATCACGCTGATGTCGCTGATGCTGGCGCTCGTCGGCGGCGTCGGCTTCGCAGTCTTCCTCGTGCAGTCGCGCTGGATCGAACTCGCTTTCTATCCGCTCGCCGTCGTACTTCAGGTCACGCCGATCGTGGCGATTTCGCCGCTGATCCTGATCTATACGCCGTCAACGCAGGTGGCGCTTCTGATCTGCGCCTTCCTCGTCGCCTTTTTCCCGATCCTTTCGAATATGGTTCAGGGGCTTAAAAGCGTCGATCACAATCTCATCAACCTCTTCGAGCTCTACGGCGCCTCGCGCTGGCAGACGCTGCTCTTTCTCAAGCTGCCGGCCGCCCAGCCCTATTTCATGACCGGCCTCAGGATAGGCGGCGGCCTTGCGCTGATTGCCGCCGTCGTCGCGGAATTTGCCGCAGGTTCGGCGGGGGCAGGCTCAGGACTCGCCTTCCGGCTGCTCGAAGCGCAGTACCGGCTCAACATTCCACGGCTCTTCGCGGCGCTGCTGATGCTCTCGCTGCTTGGCGTGGCGATTTTCGCCGTCACCTCGTTCATTTCGTGGCTTGCCCTGCACCGCTGGCACGAAAGCAGCCTGAAACGGGAAAACTGA
- a CDS encoding cytosine deaminase — protein sequence MTYSFISPPNAGRFVLSNATLPSAAVAGYEAPVVEGLVRADIVIADGIIAGVLPPGEAPVELAKSDLKEGMVWPCFADMHTHLDKGHIWPRNANPDGTFPGALEAVRADREAHWSAADVRKRMEFSLRSAYAHGTSLIRTHLDSLAPQHRISFEVFAEMRDVWKDRIALQAVALFPMENMADAAYFADLVTVVREKGGLIGGVTRMSGDLDSQLDTLFSAAAENGLDVDLHVDETDDPAAETLKAIAQAVLRNRFGGKVTAGHCCSLARQDEETAKRTVDLVAEAGVAIVSLPMCNTYLQDRYPGRTPRWRGVTLFKELAAAGVATAVASDNTRDPFYAYGDLDPVEVFREAVRILHLDHPLDTAARVVTTSPADILGRPDMGRIAVGAAADLVLFSARRWSEFLSRPQSDRVVLRRGKVIDRSLPDYRELDSVVGA from the coding sequence ATGACCTATTCCTTCATCTCCCCGCCCAATGCCGGTCGCTTCGTGCTGAGCAATGCGACCCTGCCCTCCGCCGCCGTCGCCGGTTACGAGGCGCCTGTTGTCGAGGGGCTCGTCCGAGCCGATATCGTCATCGCCGACGGCATCATTGCTGGTGTACTGCCGCCCGGGGAAGCGCCCGTGGAACTGGCGAAGTCCGACCTGAAGGAGGGCATGGTCTGGCCCTGCTTCGCAGACATGCACACCCATCTCGACAAGGGCCACATCTGGCCGCGCAACGCCAATCCGGACGGCACATTCCCGGGAGCACTGGAGGCCGTGCGCGCAGACCGCGAGGCGCACTGGTCGGCTGCCGACGTCAGGAAGCGCATGGAGTTTTCCCTTCGATCCGCCTACGCACACGGCACCAGCCTCATTCGAACCCATCTCGATTCCCTTGCGCCGCAGCACCGCATTTCATTCGAAGTCTTTGCCGAAATGCGCGATGTCTGGAAGGACAGGATCGCCCTACAGGCGGTGGCGCTGTTTCCGATGGAAAACATGGCGGACGCGGCCTATTTCGCCGATCTCGTCACTGTGGTCCGCGAAAAGGGTGGGCTGATCGGCGGCGTCACCCGGATGAGCGGCGATCTCGACAGCCAGCTCGACACGCTGTTCAGCGCTGCGGCCGAGAATGGCCTCGATGTCGACCTTCATGTCGACGAGACCGACGATCCGGCTGCGGAAACCCTGAAGGCGATTGCGCAAGCGGTGCTGCGCAACCGATTCGGCGGCAAGGTAACGGCAGGCCATTGCTGCTCGCTCGCCCGCCAGGACGAGGAGACGGCAAAACGCACGGTCGATCTCGTCGCGGAGGCCGGTGTCGCCATCGTCTCGCTGCCGATGTGCAACACGTATCTGCAAGACCGCTATCCCGGCCGCACACCACGCTGGCGCGGCGTCACCCTGTTCAAGGAACTGGCCGCGGCCGGCGTCGCGACGGCAGTCGCCTCCGACAATACCCGCGATCCCTTCTATGCCTACGGCGATCTGGATCCGGTGGAGGTGTTCCGCGAGGCGGTCCGTATCCTGCACCTCGACCATCCGCTGGATACGGCGGCACGCGTCGTCACCACCTCGCCCGCCGATATTCTCGGCCGGCCGGATATGGGGCGTATCGCCGTCGGGGCCGCGGCCGATCTCGTACTCTTCAGCGCCAGGCGCTGGAGCGAATTTCTTTCCCGTCCGCAGTCCGACCGCGTCGTCCTTCGCCGCGGCAAGGTGATCGACCGCAGCCTGCCGGACTATCGTGAACTCGACAGCGTCGTTGGAGCCTGA
- a CDS encoding FAD-binding oxidoreductase, with protein MPDYQTIKKELEGIAIEDNPALVRQKSRDFYWYSPILKAQLDNVTADLVVTPKNEEEVIRTLKVAFAHGVPVTPRGGGTGNYGQAMPLSGGIVLNLAAMDKIKEIHPGRVICEPGIIIAQLDKQTKAHSGQELRFHPSTAQMATVGGFIAGGSGGVGSITWGGLRDLGNILRLRVVTMETEPRVLDLTGWDLQKVSHAYGTNGVITEIEMPLAPAYDWVDVLVGYDDFMAAVRFSDALAKCNGILVKEIAPIAAPIPHDYFTRHKPYIRKGQSVVVLMIAPHAMDAFLAFTSAHKGEVIFRSDKVESMKGIPHAYELAWNHTTLRALKVDPGFTYLQVQYPGPDHVTKVAKMVEIFGDEVPGHLEFIKFDGQIQCSGLPLVRYTTEERLEEIIRIHQDHGCPIFNPHRYTLEEGGMKRTDKVQLAFKQETDPKGLLNPGKMIAWENPDFDFNAGKNYLFPGLAGLMEAS; from the coding sequence ATGCCGGATTATCAGACGATCAAAAAGGAACTCGAAGGCATCGCCATCGAGGATAATCCGGCACTGGTGCGCCAGAAGAGTCGTGATTTCTACTGGTATTCGCCGATCCTGAAGGCGCAGCTCGACAATGTGACGGCCGATCTCGTCGTTACCCCGAAAAACGAAGAAGAGGTCATCCGGACGCTGAAGGTCGCCTTCGCGCATGGCGTGCCGGTCACGCCGCGCGGCGGCGGCACTGGCAATTACGGCCAGGCGATGCCGCTTTCCGGTGGGATCGTGCTGAACCTTGCCGCCATGGACAAGATCAAGGAAATTCATCCCGGCCGGGTGATCTGCGAGCCGGGCATCATCATTGCCCAGCTCGACAAGCAGACCAAGGCGCATTCCGGCCAGGAACTGCGGTTCCACCCCTCGACGGCGCAGATGGCGACCGTCGGCGGCTTCATTGCCGGCGGCTCCGGCGGCGTCGGCTCGATCACCTGGGGCGGCCTGCGCGATCTCGGCAATATTCTGCGCCTGCGCGTCGTCACCATGGAGACTGAGCCGCGCGTGCTCGATCTCACCGGCTGGGACCTGCAGAAGGTCAGTCACGCTTACGGCACCAACGGCGTCATCACCGAGATCGAAATGCCGCTGGCGCCTGCCTATGATTGGGTGGACGTTCTCGTCGGCTATGACGACTTCATGGCTGCCGTGCGCTTCTCCGATGCGCTCGCCAAATGCAACGGCATTCTCGTCAAGGAAATCGCGCCGATCGCCGCTCCGATCCCGCACGACTATTTCACCCGCCACAAGCCCTACATCCGCAAGGGGCAGTCGGTGGTGGTGCTGATGATCGCGCCGCATGCGATGGACGCTTTCCTGGCCTTCACCTCGGCCCATAAGGGCGAAGTGATCTTCCGCTCAGACAAGGTCGAGAGCATGAAGGGCATCCCGCATGCCTATGAACTTGCCTGGAACCACACGACGCTGCGGGCGCTGAAGGTCGATCCGGGCTTCACCTATCTGCAGGTCCAGTATCCGGGGCCGGATCACGTGACCAAGGTCGCCAAGATGGTGGAAATCTTCGGCGACGAAGTTCCGGGGCATCTAGAGTTCATCAAATTCGACGGGCAGATCCAGTGCTCCGGCCTGCCGCTGGTGCGCTACACCACCGAAGAGCGCCTCGAAGAGATCATCCGGATCCATCAGGATCACGGCTGCCCGATCTTCAACCCGCACCGCTACACGCTCGAGGAAGGCGGCATGAAGCGCACCGACAAGGTGCAGCTTGCCTTCAAGCAGGAAACCGATCCGAAGGGGCTTCTGAACCCCGGCAAGATGATCGCCTGGGAGAACCCGGACTTCGATTTCAATGCCGGCAAGAACTATCTCTTCCCCGGCCTTGCGGGCCTCATGGAGGCCTCATGA